From Spirosoma aerolatum, one genomic window encodes:
- a CDS encoding carboxypeptidase-like regulatory domain-containing protein, with product MRHLFLLLGFTLQGIATAFAQLNLAGIVTDEKEHPLAGVTIIIQGTTNGTTSQANGRFTLQTTSELPLIITVSSIGYQRKEVQVRGSNFRRIQVKLVEETVITDELVRAASRVPEDIQKTSVTIERLDNRSFSQSPAFSPFDALQNVKGVDLITQSLTFKSVNLRGFGSNNNARFVQLNDGMDNRSPGLGFGFGNVAGIPDLDVESIELVPGASSALYGPDAEQGLMLTNSKNPFTYQGLSVQLKEGVNNVGKPDFGPKAFGDLAIRYARQLGDRFAFKVNIQRFMGTDFIADDYSDRQTRSRPGFFATDRNQGGIAIGVGYIPNNNPDNNFQYDGVNVYGDEVGGNGSSYIFPSNYANVLLQNKLVTRTGYTELELLGNNGKVVNNRVNLSLHYKLTDDIEASIGWNYGSGNFMRTANFREYFPDYQRHQIKAEVRGENFFLRAYTTQQMAEAWNLGQTALAINTNWKSLAQWAAEFGQAYVENKVTVGQSRLTADRGRFLPGTNRFDAARDAFATTYDTDTIPGYRGARGTRFRDNSALWHYEGMYNFKELIGVADIVVGASVRHYALNTGGTLVSLKPDSSEYTINEYGAYIQASKELSVGDKLLVKPTLAVRYDKNQYLTGGLSPRASAVASLGSHNFRASWQMAFHNPTPGQLFSVPIVGRSGEVGGLAPTLETAGLLSKPAYLESDVADFSAGRITEAQLQARAFTPGSFKTEKLRTWEIGYKTLIQNKVSIDAYYFHSKYTDFITAQNVYQPNTGQIADLSKEAYRIVQVNLNSLSDIIVDGWGAGMEYSLGRNFMLTGNYAHQVGLITLRDAQENLVNDNAGVPIIKRKMSKPEVAQRGRNYFNTPENRYTVGLNNPHITDHIGATLTYRWTDRVWWEQGITAGDVWLPAWSSLDAQVSYKLPAYKTVVKVGGTNLLNKYYAQGYGLAQIGGMYYISLTFDELMR from the coding sequence ATGAGACATCTCTTTCTTTTACTGGGATTTACGCTACAGGGAATAGCTACGGCTTTTGCGCAGTTAAACCTTGCCGGTATCGTCACCGATGAAAAAGAGCATCCCCTGGCAGGCGTAACCATCATTATTCAGGGAACAACGAACGGGACTACTTCGCAGGCAAATGGCCGATTTACCCTACAAACGACCAGCGAGTTACCACTGATCATTACCGTATCGTCAATCGGTTATCAACGAAAAGAAGTGCAAGTACGCGGGAGCAATTTTCGACGGATTCAGGTAAAACTGGTTGAAGAGACCGTGATTACAGATGAATTGGTACGGGCCGCGAGCCGTGTTCCCGAAGATATTCAGAAGACCTCCGTGACTATAGAACGACTTGATAACAGGTCGTTTAGTCAGTCCCCTGCTTTTAGTCCATTCGACGCGCTTCAGAATGTTAAAGGTGTTGATCTGATCACCCAAAGCCTGACCTTTAAATCCGTTAATCTTCGTGGTTTTGGGTCAAACAACAACGCTCGGTTTGTGCAACTGAATGATGGCATGGATAATCGGTCGCCGGGTTTGGGCTTTGGATTCGGTAATGTGGCGGGTATTCCTGATCTGGACGTTGAAAGCATTGAACTAGTGCCGGGCGCTTCGTCGGCTCTGTATGGGCCAGATGCCGAACAGGGGCTTATGCTTACGAACAGCAAAAACCCATTTACATATCAGGGGTTAAGTGTTCAGCTCAAAGAGGGGGTAAATAATGTCGGGAAGCCAGATTTTGGACCGAAAGCCTTTGGTGATCTGGCGATTCGATATGCCCGGCAACTTGGCGACCGCTTTGCTTTTAAGGTGAATATTCAGCGATTTATGGGGACCGACTTCATTGCCGATGACTATAGCGATCGACAGACCCGTTCCCGACCGGGCTTCTTTGCTACTGATCGCAATCAGGGAGGAATTGCAATTGGCGTAGGCTACATCCCGAACAATAACCCCGACAACAATTTCCAATACGATGGCGTAAACGTGTATGGCGATGAAGTGGGCGGAAATGGTAGTTCGTATATATTTCCGTCAAACTACGCCAATGTATTGTTACAGAATAAGTTAGTGACGCGTACAGGCTACACGGAATTAGAGTTGCTGGGCAACAATGGTAAAGTGGTCAATAACCGGGTAAATCTGTCCCTGCATTACAAACTTACCGACGATATTGAAGCTTCGATCGGTTGGAACTATGGGAGTGGAAATTTTATGCGTACGGCTAATTTCAGGGAATACTTTCCTGATTATCAACGGCATCAGATCAAGGCTGAAGTGCGTGGCGAAAACTTTTTCCTCCGGGCGTACACGACCCAGCAAATGGCCGAAGCCTGGAACCTCGGCCAGACAGCACTTGCTATCAATACAAACTGGAAATCCCTGGCTCAGTGGGCTGCGGAGTTCGGTCAGGCGTATGTTGAGAATAAAGTGACGGTTGGCCAATCCCGGCTAACGGCCGACCGAGGCCGTTTTTTACCGGGCACAAATCGGTTTGATGCCGCACGCGATGCATTTGCAACCACCTATGATACCGATACAATCCCCGGTTATCGTGGCGCCAGAGGTACCCGTTTTCGGGACAATTCAGCCTTGTGGCACTACGAAGGGATGTATAATTTCAAGGAGCTAATAGGCGTGGCAGACATCGTTGTCGGGGCCAGTGTACGCCATTATGCGCTCAATACAGGAGGCACGCTGGTGTCCCTGAAGCCCGATAGTTCGGAATATACTATCAACGAGTACGGTGCATATATCCAGGCTTCCAAAGAACTATCGGTCGGTGATAAGCTTTTGGTTAAACCTACGCTTGCTGTTCGGTACGATAAGAATCAGTATTTGACAGGCGGTCTATCGCCCCGTGCATCAGCAGTAGCCAGTCTTGGGTCGCATAACTTCCGGGCCTCCTGGCAAATGGCCTTTCATAATCCGACGCCGGGCCAGTTGTTTTCGGTGCCAATAGTAGGGCGATCTGGTGAAGTTGGTGGATTAGCGCCTACTCTTGAAACGGCTGGATTATTGTCGAAACCGGCTTACCTGGAGAGTGATGTTGCCGATTTTTCGGCTGGTCGCATCACCGAGGCTCAGCTTCAGGCTCGTGCATTTACCCCTGGTAGTTTTAAAACGGAGAAATTAAGAACCTGGGAGATTGGCTATAAAACACTGATTCAGAATAAAGTTTCTATCGATGCCTACTACTTTCACAGCAAATACACTGACTTTATCACAGCTCAGAATGTTTATCAGCCTAACACCGGACAGATTGCTGATCTGAGTAAAGAGGCCTATCGAATCGTACAAGTCAATCTAAACTCGCTTAGCGACATTATTGTCGATGGCTGGGGAGCGGGAATGGAATACAGCCTGGGGCGGAATTTTATGCTGACGGGTAACTATGCTCATCAGGTAGGTTTAATTACCCTGCGCGATGCCCAGGAGAATCTGGTAAATGATAACGCAGGCGTACCGATCATCAAACGTAAAATGAGTAAACCTGAAGTAGCTCAACGAGGGCGAAACTATTTCAATACGCCTGAAAATCGCTATACTGTTGGTTTAAATAACCCCCATATTACAGATCATATAGGAGCAACACTAACCTATCGCTGGACAGACCGCGTATGGTGGGAGCAGGGGATTACTGCCGGTGATGTCTGGTTACCTGCCTGGTCAAGTCTGGATGCGCAGGTATCCTACAAACTGCCAGCGTATAAAACTGTCGTTAAAGTAGGAGGGACCAACCTCCTGAACAAGTATTACGCACAGGGCTATGGTTTGGCGCAAATTGGCGGTATGTATTACATAAGCCTGACATTCGATGAATTAATGCGCTAA
- a CDS encoding TonB-dependent receptor, with protein MYRLLKSTLSIGLIVYSLLASAQNAPIINSTVTGKIVDARTKEVLVGATVTIKGTTNGNATDPDGQFKLLTGQKLPFTVVVSFLGYQTKEVIVSDNNTEIQLEEGANQLADVVITSRRRQESAQEVPIPISIVGGTRAEDAGAFNVNRLKELVPTVQLYASNARNTTLNIRGLGSTFGLTNDGIDPGVGFYVDGVYYARPAATALDFIDIEQVEVLRGPQGTLYGKNTTAGAFNITTRQASFVPSGSFELSYGNYGFIQAKGSLTGPLSKKLAARVSFTGTQRDGLFYNVHTQQNINDINNIGFRGQLLYTPSDNVKITLIGDASTQKPNGYGWPVAGVVPTKRAAYRQFNAIIADLNYKLPYSSAFERIVDLDTPSKADNKLGGISLNADIKIGNGTLTSTTAWRHWRWTPLNDRDYIGLPVFTISSGNSVHDQWSQEIRYAGKVSSRLSGVIGFFGLWQDLKSDPVQTEEAGSAQWRFAQSSTSALWKTPGLFDNFGIRTTNRIQSTGLAVFGQLDWAISDNLHVLPGIRYNYDKKVANYKRETYGGLQTTDPALLALKNAVYTNQAFDTDVSEGNFSGQVTLQYKVGNAVNAFGTYAISYKPVGINIGGLPTANGQVLLDLAKVKPESVNHIEFGLKTKPSPNSTLNLIVYDTEIKDYQTQVQTPEPGVNRGYLANAEKVRVLGVELDGNVRVGNHLTLNTALAYTDGIYVSFKNAPVPLEETGGEQAFKDVSGGVLPGISKWSGSLGGEATARGEFFNLKGNYFFGVDAFYRSSFSSSPSPSQYLNIDGYSLFNSRLGFRASTGVSVFIWGRNLFNTNYYEQLLAAPGSAGHYAGIVGDPRTYGITLRYTF; from the coding sequence ATGTATAGACTTTTAAAATCCACTTTGTCGATAGGGTTAATTGTTTATTCCCTATTGGCATCTGCACAAAATGCCCCTATTATCAATTCAACTGTAACCGGCAAGATTGTTGACGCCCGCACCAAAGAAGTGCTGGTTGGGGCTACCGTAACTATTAAAGGAACAACCAACGGTAATGCGACCGATCCAGATGGGCAGTTTAAACTGCTTACTGGTCAGAAGCTCCCCTTTACGGTTGTGGTATCGTTCCTGGGGTATCAGACTAAGGAAGTTATCGTTAGTGATAACAATACAGAAATCCAGTTGGAAGAAGGTGCCAATCAGTTAGCTGATGTGGTGATTACATCCCGACGGCGTCAGGAATCAGCGCAGGAGGTTCCTATTCCGATCTCGATCGTAGGAGGGACTCGGGCCGAAGATGCCGGGGCTTTCAATGTGAACCGACTGAAAGAACTTGTTCCAACCGTACAATTGTACGCGTCAAATGCACGGAATACGACGCTCAATATTCGCGGATTAGGCTCAACGTTTGGCCTGACAAACGATGGTATCGATCCGGGTGTTGGCTTTTACGTCGATGGTGTTTACTATGCACGTCCGGCCGCTACCGCGCTTGACTTTATTGATATTGAGCAGGTTGAGGTATTACGAGGGCCTCAGGGAACCTTATATGGCAAAAATACAACGGCGGGCGCTTTCAACATTACCACACGGCAGGCTAGTTTTGTGCCCAGCGGAAGCTTTGAATTAAGCTACGGCAATTACGGATTCATTCAGGCAAAGGGTTCTCTAACAGGCCCCTTGAGTAAGAAACTGGCGGCAAGGGTGTCGTTTACAGGTACGCAGCGGGACGGTCTGTTCTACAATGTACATACCCAGCAAAATATCAATGACATCAACAATATCGGTTTCCGTGGTCAACTGCTTTATACACCCTCCGATAATGTAAAAATTACCCTGATCGGTGATGCCTCTACGCAAAAACCAAATGGCTACGGCTGGCCAGTAGCAGGTGTGGTGCCAACAAAACGGGCAGCTTATCGCCAGTTCAATGCCATTATTGCCGATTTAAATTACAAGCTGCCTTATTCGAGCGCCTTTGAACGCATTGTCGATCTGGATACACCTTCCAAGGCGGATAATAAACTGGGCGGTATCTCGCTTAACGCCGATATAAAAATCGGCAATGGTACACTGACCTCTACGACGGCATGGCGTCACTGGCGGTGGACTCCCCTGAATGACCGAGATTATATCGGTTTACCGGTCTTTACGATTTCCTCGGGAAACTCGGTCCATGATCAATGGTCGCAGGAGATACGGTATGCCGGTAAAGTATCGTCGAGATTGAGTGGTGTGATTGGATTTTTCGGCCTTTGGCAGGATCTGAAATCAGACCCTGTGCAGACTGAAGAAGCTGGTTCGGCTCAGTGGCGTTTTGCCCAAAGTTCTACCAGCGCCCTCTGGAAAACCCCAGGCTTGTTCGATAATTTCGGTATACGCACCACGAACCGGATTCAAAGCACAGGGTTAGCTGTTTTTGGTCAGCTTGACTGGGCTATAAGCGACAATCTTCACGTTTTACCGGGCATTCGTTACAACTACGATAAGAAAGTTGCCAATTATAAGCGGGAAACGTACGGAGGCCTGCAAACGACAGACCCCGCACTCCTTGCCTTAAAGAATGCTGTTTATACCAATCAGGCGTTTGATACGGACGTATCGGAAGGAAATTTCTCCGGGCAGGTTACCCTGCAATATAAAGTCGGTAATGCTGTTAATGCTTTCGGAACATATGCGATAAGCTACAAACCGGTTGGGATCAATATCGGTGGATTACCAACGGCCAATGGGCAGGTATTACTCGATTTGGCTAAAGTGAAGCCTGAGTCCGTCAATCACATTGAATTTGGTTTAAAGACAAAGCCGTCGCCCAACTCTACGCTGAACCTTATCGTTTATGACACTGAAATCAAAGACTATCAAACGCAGGTGCAAACCCCTGAACCGGGTGTGAACAGAGGCTATCTGGCTAATGCGGAGAAGGTTCGGGTGCTGGGTGTTGAGTTGGATGGAAACGTGCGGGTGGGTAATCATTTAACGCTCAACACGGCACTGGCTTATACCGATGGGATCTACGTATCGTTCAAGAATGCACCTGTACCGCTGGAAGAAACAGGAGGTGAGCAGGCCTTCAAGGATGTTTCGGGCGGGGTTCTGCCCGGTATTTCTAAATGGTCAGGTTCATTAGGGGGTGAGGCAACGGCACGAGGAGAGTTTTTCAACCTGAAAGGCAATTATTTCTTTGGCGTTGATGCATTCTATCGGTCATCGTTTTCATCAAGCCCTTCACCGTCCCAGTATTTAAATATTGACGGATATAGCTTGTTCAATAGCCGACTTGGGTTCCGGGCATCGACAGGGGTTTCGGTATTCATATGGGGTAGAAACCTATTCAATACCAACTACTACGAGCAATTGTTAGCGGCTCCCGGAAGCGCTGGCCATTATGCGGGTATCGTAGGCGATCCTAGAACCTACGGTATAACGCTTCGTTATACATTTTAA